The following are from one region of the Stanieria sp. NIES-3757 genome:
- a CDS encoding type II secretion system protein: MSIYVAKVKDHSGKIFKEKIEASSPEQAYSILKNRYLAVGKINKAALDLDLSQLELALSKVSIKDKAVFSRQFSVMVNAGVAIVRALAILADQAPNPKLKKALLAISAEVQQGNNLSEAMSKHPECFDDLYVSMVEAGETGGVLDEVMERLAKLLEDVAKLRNQIKSAMAYPVVVGIFAVIAFLGMTIFLIPVFAGIFEQLGADLPALTKFMLFLSDTLRSWKAIIPVGFFMGASFLFRMYYKTPAGRLQIDGFFLKMPLFGDLNEKSAVARFCRVFGTLTRSGVPVLNCFDIVCNTIGNQVIVNAVSSAKKEIQQGGMISLAIQKEKIFPPLAIQMISIGEETGELDEMMSKVADFYEDEVEQAVKALTSIIEPLMMVGIAGMVGTILLSMYLPMFSIFDQLG, translated from the coding sequence ATGTCTATATACGTAGCTAAAGTTAAAGATCATTCAGGCAAAATTTTTAAAGAAAAAATTGAAGCTAGTTCTCCCGAACAAGCCTACAGTATTTTGAAAAATAGATATTTAGCAGTAGGAAAAATTAATAAAGCTGCTTTAGATTTAGATTTATCTCAACTAGAATTAGCTCTAAGTAAAGTTTCAATTAAAGATAAAGCGGTATTTTCGCGTCAATTTTCGGTCATGGTTAATGCAGGGGTTGCGATCGTCCGTGCTTTAGCTATCTTAGCCGATCAAGCTCCCAATCCAAAATTAAAAAAGGCTTTACTCGCAATTAGTGCAGAAGTGCAACAGGGTAATAATTTATCTGAAGCCATGAGTAAACATCCTGAATGTTTTGATGATCTTTACGTCAGTATGGTGGAAGCAGGAGAAACAGGTGGTGTGTTAGACGAAGTAATGGAACGTCTTGCCAAACTACTAGAAGATGTTGCTAAATTGAGAAATCAAATCAAATCGGCAATGGCTTATCCCGTTGTGGTTGGTATTTTTGCCGTGATTGCCTTTTTAGGGATGACCATTTTTCTTATTCCAGTATTTGCAGGAATTTTCGAGCAATTGGGAGCAGATTTACCAGCTTTGACAAAATTTATGTTGTTTTTAAGTGATACTCTCCGAAGTTGGAAAGCTATTATTCCTGTTGGGTTTTTTATGGGAGCAAGTTTTTTGTTTAGAATGTACTATAAAACTCCTGCTGGAAGGTTACAAATTGACGGTTTTTTTCTAAAAATGCCTTTATTTGGCGATCTGAATGAAAAATCTGCGGTAGCTCGTTTTTGTCGGGTATTTGGTACTTTAACCCGTTCTGGTGTACCAGTACTAAATTGTTTTGATATTGTTTGTAATACTATCGGCAATCAAGTCATTGTCAATGCAGTTAGTTCCGCTAAAAAAGAAATTCAACAAGGAGGCATGATCTCTTTAGCAATTCAAAAAGAAAAGATTTTTCCGCCTCTGGCAATTCAAATGATTAGTATTGGCGAAGAAACTGGGGAATTAGATGAAATGATGTCAAAAGTAGCCGATTTCTATGAAGATGAAGTAGAGCAAGCCGTCAAAGCTTTAACTAGTATTATCGAACCCTTAATGATGGTTGGTATTGCAGGAATGGTAGGTACTATTTTGTTGTCGATGTATTTGCCAATGTTCTCAATCTTCGATCAATTAGGTTAG
- a CDS encoding hemolysin A, which yields MSKQRLDSLLVELNLSSSRQKAQRLIRAGEVKVEGKIVDKPGTEIDSTAKIELLVKPAYVSRGGEKLAQALTEFKIDVNARICLDGGISTGGFTDCLLQAGAQKVYGIDVGYGQVAWNLRQDPRVILKERTNFRYLSPQDLYNNDTYANLGVMDLSFISLTKVLEPLWKLLITPKEVILLVKPQFEVGREKVGKKGVVRNPDDQAEAILQVWQTAAKLGWYYQGLTYSPLKGPAGNIEYLLWLKIEPITQAPDLKDIKLVTQTAASAVN from the coding sequence TTGAGCAAACAAAGATTAGATTCTCTCTTAGTTGAACTTAACCTATCTTCTTCTCGCCAAAAAGCTCAAAGATTAATTCGAGCAGGAGAAGTTAAAGTAGAAGGAAAAATTGTTGATAAACCAGGAACCGAAATTGATTCTACCGCTAAGATAGAATTGCTAGTTAAGCCTGCCTATGTCTCTCGGGGAGGAGAAAAGCTCGCTCAAGCTCTTACCGAGTTTAAAATTGATGTTAATGCGCGAATCTGTTTAGACGGTGGTATTTCTACAGGAGGATTTACTGACTGTCTTCTTCAAGCAGGAGCTCAAAAAGTTTATGGAATCGATGTAGGTTATGGACAAGTAGCCTGGAATCTGCGTCAAGACCCAAGAGTTATTTTAAAAGAAAGAACTAATTTTCGTTATTTAAGCCCTCAAGATTTATACAATAATGACACCTATGCAAATTTAGGGGTAATGGATTTATCTTTTATTTCTTTAACCAAAGTTCTAGAACCGCTTTGGAAGTTACTTATAACTCCTAAAGAAGTAATTTTATTAGTTAAGCCCCAATTTGAAGTGGGAAGAGAAAAAGTAGGGAAAAAAGGAGTAGTTCGTAATCCTGATGATCAAGCTGAAGCTATCCTGCAAGTATGGCAAACAGCAGCAAAATTAGGTTGGTATTACCAAGGATTAACCTATTCTCCGCTCAAAGGTCCGGCGGGCAATATAGAATATCTTTTATGGTTGAAAATTGAACCTATAACTCAAGCTCCAGATTTAAAAGATATAAAACTGGTTACTCAAACAGCAGCGAGTGCGGTAAATTAA
- a CDS encoding RNA-binding S4 domain-containing protein, with protein MSQNLDSIASRSFIKLDQFLKWQGLVQTGGEAKLRIKAGEILVNGEVETRRGRKLVSGDLVTVKNLVYKVEL; from the coding sequence ATGAGTCAAAATTTAGATTCTATTGCTAGTCGCTCTTTTATTAAGCTCGATCAGTTTCTTAAATGGCAAGGACTAGTTCAAACTGGAGGTGAAGCAAAATTGAGAATTAAAGCAGGAGAAATTTTAGTCAATGGAGAAGTCGAAACAAGACGAGGACGTAAATTAGTATCAGGTGATCTTGTTACAGTTAAAAATTTAGTTTATAAAGTTGAATTATAG
- a CDS encoding FHA domain protein — protein sequence MIILTLLHPLQPVPVQSWTFKTEPRIRIGRSTNNEVVLYSAVVSRHHVEIRKTGQEWELINLGANGTYIDGKRVTKTLAVDGMIMRLASSGPKILIKIESETPVEEKETDLERISALLESQKAKSRRDAKDTLIS from the coding sequence GTGATTATATTAACTCTACTGCATCCTCTCCAACCAGTCCCAGTTCAAAGCTGGACTTTTAAGACCGAACCAAGAATTCGGATTGGACGCTCAACTAATAACGAAGTAGTTCTCTACAGTGCGGTAGTTTCTCGTCATCATGTCGAAATTAGAAAGACCGGACAAGAATGGGAACTAATTAATTTAGGAGCGAATGGCACTTATATAGATGGGAAAAGAGTAACTAAAACTCTGGCAGTGGATGGTATGATTATGCGTCTGGCTAGTTCTGGTCCAAAAATTTTGATTAAAATCGAATCAGAAACACCCGTAGAAGAGAAAGAAACTGATTTAGAAAGAATTTCTGCTTTATTAGAATCTCAAAAAGCTAAAAGCCGTAGAGATGCTAAAGATACTTTAATCAGTTAA
- a CDS encoding small GTP-binding protein, whose amino-acid sequence MSKNSLENIRNVAIVGPYSSGKTTLLESILFVTGAITRKGSVKEKNTVGDSSPEARDRSMSVEVSVASTDYQDVRLTFLDCPGSVEFAQETYNTLVGAGAAVVVCEPVVERVLTLAPLFKFLDDWEIPHLVFINKMDRSSSEYMDILHALKEVSSRPLVPQQYPIRKDDACIGYIDLISEQAYHYHQAHHADPVPLPEHLAAEEKAARTEMLETLADFDDHLLEELIEEIDPPQEEILQDLKQDLSADLIVPVFLGIAEQNYGVRPLLDALVKEAPDPHITAERRGFKSEANGDTVAQVLKTFYTPQGGRLSLVRIWQGQLNDGMTLNGVRVGGVYYLMGQQQESTQTANVGEIVAVGRLEGIQTGVTLTNSNNKIQELPKADQMLPVYAMAIAPENRQDEVKLSNALTKLLEEDPSLYWEQHGDTHEVILWGQGEIHLQVSLDRLRRKYNLPMNTHLPQIPYKETIRQSVVSHGRYKHQSGGHGAFGDVYLEIKPLSRGEGFYFRETIVGGVVPKQYIPGVEMGVKEYLEHGPLGFPVVDVDITLKDGSHHSVDSSEQAFKQAARIAMTEGMPKCNPVLLEPILSINVSAPSEFTSKVLQLITGRRGQILGYEGISGWKGWDRVSAYLPQAEMHNFIIELRSLTLGVGSFQWEYAHLQEVPEKLLQNLLTTTAENNNK is encoded by the coding sequence ATGAGTAAAAATAGCTTAGAAAACATCCGTAATGTGGCAATTGTTGGTCCTTATTCTAGTGGTAAAACTACACTGCTAGAAAGCATTTTATTTGTAACTGGAGCAATTACTCGTAAAGGTAGTGTTAAAGAAAAAAATACAGTAGGAGATAGTTCTCCTGAAGCGCGCGATCGCTCTATGAGCGTAGAAGTGTCGGTTGCTAGTACTGATTATCAAGATGTTCGATTAACTTTTTTAGATTGTCCTGGCTCGGTAGAATTTGCCCAGGAAACTTATAATACTTTAGTTGGTGCAGGAGCAGCAGTTGTAGTTTGTGAGCCTGTAGTAGAGCGAGTACTTACTCTTGCTCCTCTCTTCAAATTTCTTGACGATTGGGAAATTCCCCATTTAGTTTTTATCAATAAAATGGATCGTAGTTCTTCAGAGTACATGGATATTCTTCATGCACTTAAAGAAGTTTCCAGCCGTCCTTTAGTTCCGCAACAATATCCTATTCGTAAAGACGATGCTTGCATCGGTTATATAGATTTGATTAGCGAACAAGCTTATCATTATCATCAAGCTCATCATGCTGATCCAGTACCTCTACCCGAGCATTTAGCAGCCGAAGAAAAAGCAGCCAGAACAGAAATGCTAGAAACGCTGGCGGATTTCGACGATCATTTACTAGAAGAACTCATCGAAGAAATTGACCCCCCCCAAGAAGAAATCCTTCAAGACCTCAAACAAGATTTAAGTGCAGACTTGATTGTCCCTGTATTTTTGGGTATTGCAGAACAAAACTACGGTGTTCGTCCTTTACTTGATGCTTTAGTCAAAGAAGCTCCAGACCCCCATATTACTGCCGAACGTCGCGGATTTAAATCAGAAGCTAATGGTGATACTGTTGCTCAAGTATTAAAAACTTTTTATACCCCTCAAGGAGGAAGACTGTCCCTAGTAAGGATTTGGCAAGGTCAACTGAATGATGGCATGACTCTTAATGGTGTTCGTGTTGGTGGTGTCTATTATTTGATGGGACAACAGCAAGAATCAACTCAAACTGCTAATGTCGGAGAAATTGTGGCCGTTGGTCGTTTGGAAGGAATTCAAACAGGGGTAACTTTAACCAATTCCAATAACAAAATTCAAGAATTGCCTAAAGCAGATCAAATGCTTCCAGTGTACGCTATGGCGATCGCGCCTGAAAACCGTCAAGATGAAGTTAAACTAAGCAATGCTTTAACTAAATTACTCGAAGAAGACCCTTCTTTATACTGGGAACAACATGGAGATACTCATGAAGTAATCTTGTGGGGACAAGGAGAAATCCATCTACAGGTAAGTCTAGACCGTCTGCGTCGTAAATATAACTTACCAATGAATACTCATTTACCCCAAATTCCCTACAAAGAAACTATTCGGCAGTCAGTTGTTTCTCATGGTCGTTACAAACATCAAAGCGGTGGACATGGAGCATTCGGGGATGTTTATTTAGAAATTAAACCTCTTTCCCGTGGGGAAGGTTTTTATTTTCGTGAAACTATTGTTGGTGGTGTTGTCCCTAAACAATATATTCCTGGCGTAGAAATGGGAGTTAAAGAATATCTCGAACATGGACCACTAGGTTTTCCTGTAGTTGATGTAGATATTACCCTCAAAGATGGCTCTCACCACTCAGTTGATAGTTCGGAACAAGCTTTTAAACAAGCTGCTCGAATTGCTATGACTGAGGGAATGCCTAAATGTAATCCAGTTTTGCTAGAACCTATTCTTTCAATTAATGTTTCTGCGCCTTCGGAATTTACTTCCAAAGTATTGCAATTAATTACAGGAAGACGAGGACAAATTCTTGGTTATGAGGGTATTTCTGGTTGGAAAGGCTGGGATCGAGTTTCAGCCTATCTACCTCAAGCCGAAATGCATAATTTTATTATCGAATTGCGTTCTCTTACTTTAGGAGTTGGTTCTTTTCAATGGGAATACGCTCATCTTCAAGAAGTACCAGAAAAGTTACTTCAAAATTTACTAACAACCACAGCCGAAAACAATAATAAATAG
- a CDS encoding pentapeptide repeat protein: MSTTRERFEENQLLDSYKHGQRNFQAIKLIKANLQRVSLSNIDLKMAVLKKVNFQQAHLINANLSGADLSQSNLEKAQLIETNFSRANLTEASLIQANLSGAILSSAIGTKTNLTGAILIGCSLVGTQLLKSKLKEANLTGASLTGAILTGTNLTGAILSRAILSNANLENVNCRDAILIRAYLHRANFRKANLEKADCRFADLRGANLSKANLQEANLEGANLQDTDLTGANLSGANLEGAVLSNANLQQVILKGTNLTGTNLINANLGQANLSEANLCQAGLLFTNLTGANLMGADLTAANLIGANLSQTNLLEVSWEQTIMPNGTKAE; the protein is encoded by the coding sequence ATGAGTACTACTAGAGAAAGATTTGAGGAAAATCAACTGTTAGATTCTTATAAACATGGGCAACGCAATTTCCAAGCAATTAAATTAATTAAGGCTAATTTACAAAGAGTCAGTCTTAGTAATATAGATTTGAAAATGGCTGTTCTTAAAAAAGTTAATTTTCAACAAGCTCATTTAATTAATGCTAACTTAAGCGGGGCTGATTTATCTCAAAGTAATTTAGAAAAAGCTCAATTAATTGAAACGAATTTTTCTCGTGCTAACTTAACAGAAGCTTCTTTGATACAAGCTAATTTAAGTGGGGCAATTTTAAGTAGTGCTATCGGTACTAAAACAAATTTAACAGGAGCAATTTTAATAGGTTGTAGTCTGGTAGGAACTCAATTGCTCAAAAGTAAACTCAAAGAGGCTAATTTAACAGGAGCTAGTTTAACAGGAGCAATTCTGACTGGTACTAATCTAACAGGAGCTATTTTAAGCAGAGCAATTTTATCTAATGCTAATTTAGAAAATGTTAATTGCAGAGATGCAATTTTAATTCGAGCTTATTTACATCGCGCCAATTTTAGAAAAGCTAATTTGGAAAAAGCGGATTGTCGTTTTGCCGATTTAAGAGGAGCTAACTTAAGTAAAGCTAATCTTCAAGAAGCTAATTTAGAAGGTGCTAATCTTCAAGATACAGATTTAACAGGAGCGAATCTAAGCGGAGCTAACCTAGAAGGAGCAGTTTTAAGTAACGCTAACTTGCAACAGGTAATTCTTAAAGGCACAAATTTAACAGGAACTAATTTAATTAACGCTAATTTGGGTCAAGCTAACTTATCCGAAGCTAATTTATGTCAAGCTGGCTTACTTTTTACTAATTTAACAGGAGCTAACTTAATGGGAGCAGATTTGACAGCAGCTAACTTAATTGGTGCAAATCTTTCCCAAACGAATTTGCTCGAAGTCTCTTGGGAACAAACAATTATGCCTAATGGTACAAAAGCGGAATGA
- a CDS encoding carbohydrate kinase, thermoresistant glucokinase — translation MFCIIMGVAGSGKSTVGKLLSQRLGWQFYDADDFHPPENLAKMSLGLPLSDRDREPWLDRLKQLIEQTINQGNSAILACSALKSSYRHFLTQNQKNDICWIYLRGDYELILTRIQQRQKHFFKEEILRSQFANLEEPTEALIIDVSMSPDAIVNTILTYLSD, via the coding sequence ATGTTTTGCATCATCATGGGAGTAGCAGGATCGGGGAAATCAACTGTGGGAAAACTATTAAGTCAACGTCTCGGTTGGCAATTTTATGATGCGGATGACTTTCATCCTCCAGAAAATCTTGCTAAAATGAGCCTTGGTTTGCCTTTAAGCGATCGCGATCGAGAACCTTGGTTAGATAGATTAAAACAGCTAATTGAGCAAACTATTAATCAAGGAAACAGTGCAATCTTAGCTTGTTCGGCTCTCAAGTCATCTTATCGCCACTTTTTAACTCAAAATCAAAAGAATGACATTTGTTGGATTTATCTTCGTGGAGATTATGAATTAATTTTGACTCGAATTCAACAACGTCAAAAACATTTTTTCAAAGAAGAAATATTGCGCAGCCAATTTGCTAATCTAGAAGAACCAACAGAAGCATTAATTATAGATGTTTCTATGTCTCCAGACGCGATCGTTAATACGATCCTTACTTATCTTTCCGACTAA
- the speH gene encoding S-adenosylmethionine decarboxylase proenzyme, whose protein sequence is MGTHLVVDAWGAPADLLNDPEKIRRGMIEAIAAGEATLIDLCVHQFSPHGVTATATLAESHIAIHTWPEYGYFAADLFFCGKGKPVVAMEVLQKALQAKEMTMQETDRGFPSHVAAELQLEASVS, encoded by the coding sequence ATGGGAACTCACCTGGTGGTAGACGCTTGGGGCGCGCCAGCCGATTTGCTTAATGATCCAGAAAAAATTCGTCGTGGTATGATTGAAGCGATCGCTGCTGGAGAAGCTACGCTGATTGATTTGTGCGTACACCAGTTTAGTCCCCACGGTGTGACAGCGACTGCTACTTTAGCGGAATCTCATATTGCGATTCATACCTGGCCAGAATATGGTTATTTTGCAGCAGATTTGTTTTTCTGCGGAAAAGGAAAACCAGTAGTAGCCATGGAAGTTCTGCAAAAAGCCCTTCAAGCTAAAGAGATGACAATGCAAGAAACTGACCGTGGTTTTCCTAGTCATGTTGCTGCCGAGCTGCAACTAGAAGCATCAGTATCATAA
- a CDS encoding gid protein: MTETKVTVIGAGLAGTEAAWQIAQAGVAVDLYEMRPVRTSPAHHTADFAELVCSNSFGAMASDRAAGLLHEELRRLGSIIIGTADRHSVPAGGALAVDRGVFSSQLTTTLANHPLISLKRAEITTIPTDGVVVLTTGPLTSPQLASDLQRFTGMEYFSFFDAASPIVAGESINRDIAFLASRYDKGEAAYLNCPMNKEQYLHFWQELAHAEQAELKDFERENAKFFEGCLPIEELAKRGEDTMRYGPLKPVGLFDSRLGDFRDPANQDKRPYAVVQLRQEDKAGELWNLVGFQTNLKWGEQKRVFSLIPGLEKAEFVRMGVMHRNTFINSPGLLHPTLQFKSRETLLAAGQLVGTEGYTAATAGGWLAGTNAARLMLGQEAITIPNTTMMGALFDFISSASPKHFQPMPPNFGILPQLPSKIRNKRERYGQYRDRSLKDLDIWQTQLSTSALTVVT; the protein is encoded by the coding sequence ATGACAGAAACAAAAGTAACAGTAATTGGTGCAGGTTTAGCAGGAACAGAAGCAGCTTGGCAAATTGCTCAGGCAGGAGTTGCTGTAGACCTATACGAAATGCGTCCAGTCCGCACAAGTCCTGCTCATCATACAGCAGACTTTGCCGAGTTAGTTTGTAGTAATTCCTTTGGCGCAATGGCAAGCGATCGCGCTGCTGGTTTACTCCATGAAGAGTTACGTCGTTTGGGTTCAATTATTATTGGAACTGCCGATCGACATTCCGTTCCTGCTGGTGGTGCTTTAGCTGTCGATAGAGGAGTCTTTAGCAGTCAATTAACTACTACTTTAGCGAATCATCCTTTAATTTCATTAAAACGCGCAGAAATTACCACAATTCCTACTGATGGAGTAGTTGTCTTAACTACGGGCCCTTTAACCAGTCCGCAGTTAGCGTCAGATTTGCAACGCTTTACAGGCATGGAATATTTTAGTTTCTTTGATGCTGCCAGTCCAATTGTGGCTGGGGAATCAATTAATCGAGATATTGCTTTTCTAGCCTCTCGCTACGATAAAGGAGAAGCTGCTTATCTCAACTGTCCCATGAACAAGGAACAATATCTTCATTTTTGGCAAGAATTGGCTCATGCCGAACAAGCCGAATTGAAAGATTTTGAACGAGAAAATGCTAAATTCTTTGAAGGTTGTCTCCCCATAGAAGAATTGGCAAAACGTGGCGAAGATACCATGCGTTATGGTCCCCTTAAACCTGTTGGACTATTTGACTCTCGTTTAGGAGATTTTCGCGATCCAGCTAATCAAGATAAACGTCCTTATGCTGTAGTGCAGTTGCGCCAAGAAGACAAAGCAGGAGAACTATGGAATCTGGTTGGTTTTCAAACCAATTTAAAATGGGGAGAACAAAAACGAGTGTTTAGCCTCATTCCTGGTTTAGAAAAAGCCGAATTTGTCCGAATGGGAGTGATGCACCGCAACACTTTTATTAATTCCCCTGGACTTCTCCATCCCACTTTACAATTTAAATCTAGAGAAACTCTACTGGCAGCAGGTCAATTAGTAGGTACAGAAGGTTACACTGCTGCTACGGCTGGTGGTTGGTTAGCAGGAACCAATGCAGCTAGATTAATGTTAGGCCAAGAAGCTATTACTATACCCAACACAACTATGATGGGTGCCTTATTTGATTTTATTAGTTCTGCTTCTCCCAAACATTTTCAACCCATGCCTCCCAACTTTGGAATTTTACCCCAATTACCTAGTAAAATTCGCAATAAAAGAGAAAGATATGGACAATATCGCGATCGCTCTTTGAAAGATTTGGATATTTGGCAGACTCAACTTTCAACTTCAGCTTTAACCGTTGTAACTTAA
- a CDS encoding PRC-barrel domain protein, whose translation MTTENIRLRSEFLNTQVIARNSGKRLGVVKEILVDIDRREIVALGLRDNFLSVSGIPKYMYLDSIRQTGDVILVEDENVIEDIEIEAYTKLISCEVITEAGEPLGKVRDFQFSIEDGKIYSIIIASLGIPQIPEQIISTYELSIEEVVSSGPNRLIVFEGAEEKITQITVGLLERLGIGRPPWEREEESYYPPTVKAENQLPTGVPVGPPIATPIETRTPVMEESWDEDEWQEARVVPPVQKAQAVPYVEYEEDLEEDNWGGIEPEPERVYDTPVYEARTVEEYEYQEQPEDMWDDDENPKPYNPPPLNIPERQKEKAPEYEEEAG comes from the coding sequence ATGACAACTGAAAACATACGTCTACGTAGTGAATTTCTCAATACTCAAGTAATTGCCCGTAATAGTGGCAAGAGATTGGGTGTAGTCAAAGAAATCTTGGTGGATATAGACCGACGAGAAATAGTAGCGTTGGGTTTGCGAGATAATTTTCTTTCTGTTTCTGGTATACCTAAATATATGTATTTAGATAGTATTCGCCAGACTGGAGATGTCATCCTAGTAGAAGACGAAAACGTGATCGAAGATATTGAAATAGAAGCTTACACTAAATTAATCAGCTGTGAAGTGATCACAGAAGCAGGAGAACCATTAGGAAAGGTTAGAGATTTTCAGTTTAGTATTGAAGACGGTAAAATATACTCAATTATCATTGCTTCTCTTGGTATTCCTCAAATTCCCGAACAAATAATTAGTACTTACGAATTATCAATTGAAGAAGTAGTAAGTAGTGGCCCAAACCGATTGATTGTTTTTGAAGGCGCAGAAGAAAAAATAACTCAAATTACAGTAGGTTTATTAGAACGTTTGGGTATTGGTCGCCCTCCTTGGGAAAGAGAGGAAGAGAGCTATTATCCTCCAACTGTTAAAGCAGAAAATCAGTTACCAACAGGTGTTCCTGTAGGTCCTCCTATTGCCACCCCTATAGAAACTAGAACTCCTGTGATGGAGGAAAGCTGGGATGAAGATGAATGGCAAGAAGCTAGGGTAGTGCCTCCTGTTCAAAAAGCTCAGGCAGTTCCTTATGTTGAATATGAAGAAGATTTAGAAGAGGATAATTGGGGAGGAATTGAACCAGAACCAGAGCGAGTCTATGATACACCTGTATATGAAGCTCGAACTGTAGAAGAATACGAGTATCAAGAACAACCAGAAGATATGTGGGATGATGACGAAAATCCCAAACCTTATAATCCGCCTCCTCTTAATATTCCAGAAAGACAAAAAGAAAAAGCACCAGAATACGAAGAAGAAGCAGGATAA